GGCCGTCAGTTCGCTTCGCTTGCGCTTGGCTCTCTCCACCGCTTTATCAATGTAGCTTGCTTCTCCTAAAAGTGTCAAGTATTTTGAAAAAAAAACTTCCAGGTTGCTAAAATAGCCTCGTAGAGCGGATTTGCGCCAAAATGAATTATGCGTTGCACGCTTGAGGGACGAAATTTGTGAATTTTCAGTCGGTGATCGCTACATTAAATGGATTTTGGGCCGAACGCGGTTGTCTGATTGCCCAGCCATATGACATAGAAAAAGGAGCGGGTACTATGAGTCCGCATACTTTCTTAAGGGCAATCGGCCCTGAACCGTGGTCGGTAGCCTATGTGGAACCTTGCCGTCGCCCCAGTGATGGACGCTACGGTGAGAATCCTAATCGCTACCAGCACTACTATCAGTACCAAGTAGTAATCAAACCTTCACCAGATAATATTCAAGAAGTTTATCTGGATTCGCTTAGAGCTTTAGGCATTCGTCCTGAAGATCACGACATTCGGTTTGTGGAAGACAACTGGGAATCACCGACTTTAGGGGCTTGGGGTGTTGGTTGGGAAGTCTGGCTTGACGGAATGGAAATTACTCAATTTACCTACTTCCAGCAGTGTGGAGGGCTTGATTGTCGTCCTGTCTGTATTGAAATTACATATGGTCTTGAGCGGTTGGCAATGTATCTCCAGGAAGTAGATGCATTGACTAAAATTCAATGGACGGCTGACATTACTTATGGGGATGTTCATCTTCAGGGGGAGATTGAGCAGTGTACTTATAATTTTGAGGCGTCAAATCCTGATTTGCTGTTTACGCTGTTTGGTCTTTACGAGCAGGAAGCAGAGCAACTTATACAACAGGGCTTGATTCTGCCCAGCCTTGACTATGTTTTAAAATGTTCTCATACCTTCAACTTGCTCGATGCTAGAGGTGTAATTTCTGTAACCGAGCGGACACGTTATATCGGCAGAATCCGCAATTTGGCACGAAGAGTGGCTCAACTATACCTAGAACAGCGAGAACGGCTGGAATTTCCGCTCAGAAGATAGGTAGAGTTTAAGAGAAGCGATGAATCGGTAAGACTGTAAATTATCTGGTTCATCTGCTATGAGGTTTAGTGGCACTTTAGGTAGACACACAAGATGCGATCGCATCTTGTGTTTTCCACAACCAGGTATCTGGCAGCCGTTTTACTTGCCAAAAGGGAGTTCGCAAAATTAAGTTAATAGCAAGATGACAATCAGCCCTAGCTGTATTAGAGGAACTTTTAAGGCATTAAGAGTTTAATAACAACGATTGCATCGTCTTCTGAGGGCACGCTTCAGTTACAATGTGACACGAACAAGTTTTAAGGATGTGAATCCAATGGCTAGTCTCAATGAGCTTCTGGAGCCAATTGCTAACCAATTCCGCAATCTGGGAATTCCAGCTCCAATCGTGCATTGGGGACATCCATTGATGATGGCAATTGTAGTGTTGGTAATGGGCAGCTTTGTTGGCTGGGTAGGCTGGCGCGGACGGTTAGTTGCCGATAAAGATGCCGCTATTAAAAGTCGAGCAGATCAGCGCAAACTTGCACCTTGGATGTTTCTATTCCTGTCACTGGGTTACACAGGGGGAGTTTTATCTCTGGGGATGCAGCATCAAGCTATTACAGAAAGTCCACATTTTTGGACAGGTTCAATTGTGCTAGTGTTGTTGGCTCTCAATGCAGTAATTTCTATGAGTAGCTTTGGAGGCAATAGACCGTCGATGCGGACGGTACACGCCTACTTAGGAAGCACGGCACTGTGTATTCTGTTCCTTCATGCTGTACTAGGTTTGAAGCTGGGTCTATCAATATAATGAA
The DNA window shown above is from Microcoleus sp. FACHB-831 and carries:
- the glyQ gene encoding glycine--tRNA ligase subunit alpha produces the protein MNFQSVIATLNGFWAERGCLIAQPYDIEKGAGTMSPHTFLRAIGPEPWSVAYVEPCRRPSDGRYGENPNRYQHYYQYQVVIKPSPDNIQEVYLDSLRALGIRPEDHDIRFVEDNWESPTLGAWGVGWEVWLDGMEITQFTYFQQCGGLDCRPVCIEITYGLERLAMYLQEVDALTKIQWTADITYGDVHLQGEIEQCTYNFEASNPDLLFTLFGLYEQEAEQLIQQGLILPSLDYVLKCSHTFNLLDARGVISVTERTRYIGRIRNLARRVAQLYLEQRERLEFPLRR
- a CDS encoding DUF4079 domain-containing protein, which produces MASLNELLEPIANQFRNLGIPAPIVHWGHPLMMAIVVLVMGSFVGWVGWRGRLVADKDAAIKSRADQRKLAPWMFLFLSLGYTGGVLSLGMQHQAITESPHFWTGSIVLVLLALNAVISMSSFGGNRPSMRTVHAYLGSTALCILFLHAVLGLKLGLSI